One part of the Arabidopsis thaliana chromosome 4, partial sequence genome encodes these proteins:
- the UBP9 gene encoding ubiquitin-specific protease 9 (ubiquitin-specific protease 9 (UBP9); FUNCTIONS IN: cysteine-type endopeptidase activity, ubiquitin thiolesterase activity; INVOLVED IN: ubiquitin-dependent protein catabolic process; LOCATED IN: cellular_component unknown; CONTAINS InterPro DOMAIN/s: Peptidase C19, ubiquitin carboxyl-terminal hydrolase 2, conserved site (InterPro:IPR018200), Peptidase C19, ubiquitin-specific peptidase, DUSP domain (InterPro:IPR006615), Peptidase C19, ubiquitin carboxyl-terminal hydrolase 2 (InterPro:IPR001394); BEST Arabidopsis thaliana protein match is: ubiquitin-specific protease 10 (TAIR:AT4G10590.1); Has 11569 Blast hits to 7616 proteins in 265 species: Archae - 0; Bacteria - 6; Metazoa - 6024; Fungi - 1995; Plants - 1380; Viruses - 8; Other Eukaryotes - 2156 (source: NCBI BLink).), with protein sequence MTIPNSDFMLENGVCDLPFTPEEEKRIVSELTSESEDNLKQGNLYFVISKRWYTSWQEYVENSANECSTGESSEAPRPGPIDNHDIIESDSDINDPQLRRLLVEGEDYVLVPKQVWKRLVEWYSGGPPIERKLICQGFYTRSYSVEVYPLCLMLTDGRDESRTVIRLGKQASIRELYEKVCAMTGVPQEKAHIWDYFDKRKNGLLDPLSYKSLEESSLHMDQDILVEVDGLSSSSQSAMSSTGNELALVPLEPSRSIVTIAGGPTLSNGHSTTSNFSLFPRITSEDDGRDSLSILGKGEKGGLAGLSNLGNTCFMNSALQCLAHTPPIVEYFLQDYSDDINRDNPLGMCGELAIAFGDLLKKLWSSGRNAVAPRAFKTKLARFAPQFSGYNQHDSQELLAFLLDGLHEDLNKVKRKPYIELKDSDSRPDDEVAEELWNYHKARNDSVIVDVCQGQYKSTLVCPVCGKISITFDPFMYLSVPLPSTLTRSMTITVFYCDGSRLPMPYTVIVPKQGSIRDLITALGTACCLAEDESLLLAEVYDHKIFRYFEIPLDSLSAIKDDEHIVAYRLNQIPKGSRKAKLEILHGGQERAVLDSVRGSDVKLFGTPFVTYVNTEPLSGTDIDAVISGFLSPLHKVHAPSKIHNGSDNGHLADATVDQASGILSSPDTEIDNASDRELSFRIFLTDERGLNIKPLQSESSISPGTVTRVLVEWNEGEHERYDSSYLSDLPEVHKTSFSAKKTRQESISLFSCLEAFLAEEPLGPDDMWFCPSCKEHRQANKKLDLWKLPDILVFHLKRFTYSRYLKNKIDTFVNFPVHDLDLSKYVKNKNGQSYLYELYAVSNHYGGLGGGHYTAYAKLIDDNKWYHFDDSHVSSVNESEIRNSAAYVLFYRRVRSETETQTAEMSTDMDYSCLNSHNDKAS encoded by the exons ATGACGATCCCTAATTCCGATTTCATGTTAGAAAACGGAGTCTGTGATTTGCCTTTTACTCCTGAGGAAGAGAAACGGATTGTATCGGAGCTTACTAGCGAATCGGAGGATAATTTGAAACAAGGCAACTTGTATTTTGTCATCTCTAAAAG GTGGTATACAAGCTGGCAGGAATATGTTGAGAATTCGGCTAATGAATGTTCAACTGGAGAGTCTTCGGAAGCTCCGAGGCCTGGACCGATTGATAACCATGATATTATCGAAAGTGATAGCGACATTAATGATCCACAACTTCGTAGATTGCTGGTGGAAGGGGAGGACTACGTTTTAGTTCCTAAACAAGTTTGGAAAAGACTTGTTGAATG GTATAGCGGAGGTCCTCCGATAGAAAGGAAGTTGATCTGTCAAGGCTTTTATACAAGGAGTTATAGTGTAGAGGTTTATCCACTCTGCCTTATGTTGACAGACGGACGAGATGAAAGTAGAACTGTAATACGGTTGGGAAAACAG GCCTCTATAAGGGAACTTTATGAGAAGGTTTGTGCTATGACAGGGGTACCGCAAGAAAAG GCTCATATCTGGGATTACTTCGATAAGAGGAAAAACGGACTGTTGGATCCTTTATCTTACAAGAGCCTGGAAGAGTCAAGCCTTCATATGGACCAAGAT ATTCTTGTTGAAGTTGATGGGTTGTCTTCCTCCTCTCAATCTGCTATGAGCTCGACAGGAAATGAGTTAGCTCTGGTACCTCTGGAACCTTCAAGGTCGATTGTTACAATTGCTGGGGGGCCTACCCTATCAAATGGTCATTCCACTACGTCCAACTTTAGTCTCTTTCCGAGAATAACTTCTGAAGACGACGGCAGAGATTCTTTGAGTATTCTTGGAAAAGGAGAAAAGGGAGGATTAGCAGGATTGAGTAATTTGGGAAATACCTGCTTTATGAATAGCGCTCTTCAGTGTTTGGCCCACACACCTccaattgttgaatacttctTGCAAGATTACAGTGACGACATAAATAGAGATAATCCTTTGGGAATGTGT GGTGAGCTTGCTATCGCGTTTGGTGATTTGTTGAAGAAATTATGGTCATCAGGAAGGAATGCAGTTGCACCACGCGCTTTTAAGACGAAATTGGCTAGATTTGCCCCACAGTTTAGTGGTTACAATCAGCATGATTCTCAA GAACTGCTTGCTTTCTTATTAGATGGGCTGCATGAAGATTTGAATAAGGTCAAACGAAAACCTTACATCGAACTTAAAGATTCTGACAGTCGTCCGGATGATGAAGTTGCTGAAGAGCTTTGGAATTATCATAAGGCCCGAAATGATTCTGTAATAGTTGACGTCTGTCAA GGCCAATACAAGTCAACTCTGGTTTGTCCAGTTTGcggaaaaatatcaatcacTTTTGATCCCTTCATGTACTTGTCTGTACCTTTGCCATCAACACTTACGCGATCCATGACAATTACGGTGTTTTATTGCGATGGAAGTCGTCTTCCGATGCCATACACAGTAATAGTGCCTAAACAGGGATCTATTAGAGATCTCATTACCGCATTAGGTACTGCTTGTTGTTTAGCTGAAGATGAGAGTCTTTTACTTGCAGAG GTATATGATCACAAGATCTTTAGATATTTTGAGATTCCCCTGGATTCACTGAGTGCGATAAAAGATGATGAGCATATTGTGGCGTATCGGTTGAATCAGATTCCGAAAGGATCAAGAAAAGCAAAACTCGAAATTCTTCATGGAGGGCAGGAAAG GGCTGTTCTGGATAGTGTTAGAGGCAGCGACGTGAAGCTTTTTGGAACTCCTTTTGTGACTTATGTCAACACAGAACCACTAAGTGGAACTGACATTGATGCAGTTATCTCTGGATTTTTGTCGCCTCTGCACAAGGTCCATGCCCCATCTAAGATTCATAACGGAAGTGATAATGGCCACCTTGCTGATGCTACTGTTGACCAAGCATCCGGAATTTTATCATCCCCAGATACCGAGATAGACAATGCATCTGATAGAGAGTTATCCTTCAGGATATTCTTGACAGATGAACGTGGTTTGAACATTAAACCACTGCAGTCTGAATCTTCTATAAGCCCGGGTACCGTTACAAGAGTTTTAGTCGAGTGGAATGAGGGTGAGCATGAAAGATATGATTCCAGCTACTTGAGTGATCTTCCAGAGGTTCATAAAACAAGTTTCTCTGCAAAGAAGACAAGGCAAGAATCGATATCCCTGTTTTCGTGTTTGGAGGCTTTTTTAGCAGAAGAACCTCTGGGACCAGATGACATGTG GTTTTGTCCGAGCTGCAAAGAACACAGACAAGCGAACAAAAAGCTAGACCTGTGGAAGTTACCAGATATTCTTGTGTTTCATTTAAAAAGGTTCACTTACAGCAGATATCTGAAGAACAAGATTGATACGTTTGTGAATTTCCCAGTTCATGATCTAGACTTGAGCAAGTATgtgaaaaacaagaatggCCAGTCATATCTTTATGAACTGTATGCCGTTAGTAATCATTACGGTGGACTTGGTGGTGGCCACTACACTGCCTACGCTAAG TTGATTGATGACAACAAATGGTACCATTTCGACGACAGTCATGTGTCATCTGTAAATGAATCTGAAATCAGAAACTCAGCTGCATATGTTCTTTTCTACCGAAGAGTGAGAAGTGAAACAGAGACACAAACAGCTGAGATGTCGACTGATATGGATTATTCATGCCTAAATTCTCATAATGACAAAGCATCATGA